In Desulfuromonadaceae bacterium, a single window of DNA contains:
- a CDS encoding acyl carrier protein — translation MGVKELLEPVFHEVFDDDTIELRAEMTADEVDGWDSLSHVNLIVAIESKFKIRFSQKELLTFRTVGDLLNSIADKAQLSV, via the coding sequence ATGGGCGTAAAAGAGTTACTGGAACCTGTTTTTCACGAAGTTTTTGATGATGATACGATTGAACTTCGAGCGGAGATGACGGCGGATGAGGTTGATGGCTGGGATTCTCTGTCGCATGTGAACCTGATTGTCGCTATTGAATCGAAGTTCAAGATCCGGTTTTCACAAAAAGAGCTGTTGACCTTCCGCACGGTTGGCGATCTTCTGAACAGCATTGCTGACAAAGCTCAGTTGTCCGTCTGA